From the Thermanaerothrix sp. genome, the window TGACCAGCTTGCGCATCCTCTCCTCGAACTCTCCCCGGTACTTGGTCCCCGCCACCAGGTTGCCCACGTTGAGCTGCACCACCCGCTTGCCCTTCAGCACCTCCGGTATGTCGCCGGACACTATCCGCTGGGCCAGGCCCTCCACTATGGCGGTCTTGCCAACCCCCGGGTCCCCTATAAGAACCGGGTTATTCTTCGTCCTCCGGGACAACACCTGCACCAGACGCTGGATCTCCTTCGCCCTGCCTATAACCGGATCCAGCTCACCGCTCCGAGCCAACTCCGACAGATCCACCCCCAGCTGGTCAAGGGTTGGGGTCTTGGACGGGGCCCCCTTCCTGTCCTGATCGTCACCGCCCCGGCGGGAGTCCTGCAGGTCCGAGGATGTGCCCGACAGGTACGCCTGCACGTCCTGCCTCACCTTCACCGGGTCAAGCCCCATCCGGTTGAGGATCTGGAACGCCACCCCCTCACCCTCCGCCAGAAGGCCCAGCAGGATGTGTTCGGTGCCCACGTAGTTGACCCCCATGTTCCTGGCCTCCCGCATGGCAAGGTCAAGCACCCGCTTCGCCCTGGGGCTCAAGGGTAGGTCCACGGGCTTATCCTTGGGCTCACCTACCCCCACCACCCGCTCCACCTGCTCCCTTATCTCATCCAGCTCCAACCCCGCCGCCCTCAGCACCTGGGAGGCCACTCCCTCCCCTTCCGCCAAAAGGCCAAGCAGGATGTGTTCGGTGCCTATCACCTCGTGTCCAAGCCTCAGAGCCTCCCGGTGGGCCAGCTGCACCACCTTCTTGCCCCGCTCGGTAAAGAACTGCCACATGAAACGAACCCCCTTCCATCAAGCCCCAAACTGGGCTATCAAGACATCAAACACTTAAAAAGCGCCTAACGGTAAAAGTCAAAAAAGGGCCGGCAAGGATACCCTGCGAAAGAGGCGTCCTAGCCGGCCCGCGGCCAATCACCATTCATGAGGGCCGCAAGTCCAGCCCCGCAAGCCTTTCCCGCACCAGCTGGGCCCTAAGCCTTCGCCTTCCCTGCCTGTCCAGGGGCCCCTCCGCGAGGGCCTGGATCCTGGCGGGCTGAACGTCCAACATCAGCCGGTTCCAGAAGGCCCCGCCCATCTTGGGCAGCATCCCCATGGCGCCCCCAAGCCTCACGGAGGACAACAGCTCCATGGCCTCCCCGAAGGACAAAAGCCTTGCGTTGGCAAGTATCCCGAAGGCCCGAAACACCCCGTCCTCCAGGTTCTCCCCCGCCGTCTCACGAAGGACCTCCCGGGCCCGTTTCTCCTCCTCGCAAAGGCGCCTAACCACCCCGGTGGTCTTCTCCTCCAGTTCCTCCTCCGAAGGCCCCAGGGTCACCTGATTGGATATCTGAAATATGGCCCCATGGGAAGGGGTCCCCTCCCCGAAGGCCCCACGGACCACCAGCCCAAGCTTCTGGCACTCATCGGACACCGCCTCCATCCTCCCAAGACGGGCAAGGGCGGGAAGGTGCACCATCACGGAGGCCCTAAGGCCGGTGCCCACGTTGGTGGGACAGCTGGAGAGAAACCCCAGGTCCCCGTCGAAAGCGAAGTTGTCCTCCCCCATTCGGTCAAGAAGGGACTTGGCAACGCACCAGCCCTCCCGAAGGTTGAGCCCCCCAAGGAGCACCTGAAGCCTCACGTGGTCCTCCTCGTTTATCATCACCGATACGATCCCCTTAAGATCCAGCAGCACGCTCCTGCCGGGACCTCCCATGGCCAGGGCGCGGCTCATCTGGCGGTTCTCCACCAACACCTGCCGGGACAGGCTATCCATGGAGTCGATGTGGTAGACCCTCCGGTCCTTAAGGTGCTCAACGCCGGAGAGTATCTCCAACACCCGCTCCCCTACAGCCTCAAGGTCCTCAGGGGACGCGAAATGAGGGAAGGGCCGGTCCTTGAGGTTCCTGGCCACCCTTATGCGGCTGGACATAACCATGTCCTGCAGATCCCCCTTGGGATCAAGCCACTCCAAATTCAGCGACGCCACCTCACGGGCAAGCAGGGGGAACACCCCCTTCCAGGGCCCTTATGCGGTCCCTTATCACCGCCGCCCTCTCGTAGGCCTCCTCCTCCAAGGCGGCCTTAAGCTCCTCCCGAAGCCTCTTAAGCTCCCACTGCTGGTCGCTGGGACGCTTGCCCCGGTGAAACTGCCCGCCCTGAAACCGGGCTATGAGGGGCATGAGCCGCCCCCTGAAGGCGTCATAACAGCCGCCACAGCCCAAAAGCCCGGTCTTCCTGAACTGGGACCACCGAAGGCCGCAGGAGGGACACACCAGGTCGGCCCCCTCATCGGAGGCCATGGAGGGCAGAAGATCCTTCAGGGAGATGGACATGGAAAAGGTCCCGGCGCTAAAACCCGCCTTGGCAGCACACTCCCCACACAGCCAATGCTCCCTGAGCACGCCGTTGGCCAAGGCCTTTATGTTGACGCTCGCTTCCCGTCCGCAACGCTCACACTTCATGAACAAGCCCTTCTCAACGCACCAAGAGCTAAAACCGCGCCCTTTCGCCCTACATCACATCAAGGCAAGGCTGGTTATGAGCCTCTTGAGCAGCTCCGCCCTCATGGTGTCCCTCCGGAAGACCGGCACGTCGAAGAGGTTCCTGCACTGCTCGTCCTGGTTCCTCAAGGCAACCTCTATTATCAGCCGCTCCCTAGGGGTTATGAGCCCCCGGTTCTGCAGGTTCGACAAAAGCCTCTTGCTCTCCTGCTCGGTTATGGCCCGGCCCACCAGCTTCTCGATGTGATCCACCCGCTCCTTGGGGTCCTTCAGCCTAAGCTGCACTATCCTTATGTAGCCGTGCCCCCCCCGCTGGCTCTCCACCACAAAACCGTGCTCCGGGGCGAAACGGCTCCTCAAAACGTAGTTTATCTGGCTAGGCACACAGCCAAACCTCTCCGCCAGCTCCTTCCTCCGGAGGGAGATCTGATGTGATCCCGCCTCCTCGAAGAGCCTGGTTATGTACTCCTCGATCGCCTTGGTCAAACTGGACATCACACAAACCCCCCGCAGATGTTGTTCCACGGGGTAATTTTATCCATTTGGTCAAAATAAATCAAGCCAAGGGGCCGATTACGCCTTCGGCTGCCCAACCCGGTTCTCGGTGCCCGCCATGAGGCGCTTTATGTTCTCCCGGTGTCTTACGGTGGACAGCACCGCCAGGGCGAGGGACGCCCAGCAGTAGGGAGCAGGGGCCCGGAAAAACCACATGAGAAGCGCGGAGGAGTACAGGGCCACCAACGACGCCAAGGACACGTACCTAGAAGCCCGCATCACCAGGTACCACACGATGCCTCCTACGAGCGCCGGCCACGGGGAGAACCAGTCGAAGAAGAACATGACCCCAAAGGACGTGGCCACCCCCTTGCCACCCTTAAAGCGAAGCCACACCGGGAAGTTGTGCCCCAGTACGCCGAAGAGGCCCGTGAGCGCCAATATCAGATGGTCCCTCACCCCAAGCGCCATGGCCAGGGCCACCACCACCCCCCCCTTCAGCATGTCCGTCACCGCCACCGCCACGGCCCACTTCTTCCCCATCACCCGGCCCACGTTGGTGGCTCCGATGTTGCCGGAGCCGTGGCGCCTTATGTCGTCACCCCTTAAAAGCTTCACCACCAGGTACCCGGTGGGCATGGACCCCGCCAGGTACCCCAAAAAGGGCCATATCCAATCCATGGTTCCATCACTCCCCAAGGCTCATGAGGGCGTCCGCGCAGACGACGCCCCTGCCCTCCTCCATCACGAAGAGGGGGTTAACGTCCAGCTCCAACACCCGGCGGTCCAAGGCGAGCCTGGATATGACGGATATGGCCTCCGCCAGGGCCCTCTTGTCCAAAGCCCCCCGGCCCCTGAACCTCCCGAAAAGCGGCGAGGCCTTTATGGAGTCCACCATCTCAAGGGCCTCGTCCAAAGATACCGGGGCCTTCCTTATGGCCACGTCCCCAAGGACCTCCACGAAAACCCCTCCAAGGCCGAAGGCCACCACGGGGCCGAACACCGGATCCCGCTTTACTCCCACGATGCACTCAAGGCCCTTCACCATCTCCTGGACCAGCACCCCGTCTATCCTGGCCCCAGGCACATTCCGGGCCCGTTCCATGAGGACCTGCCAGGCCCCCTTAAGCTCCTCCCCGCCCTTAAGGCCCAACGCCACCACCCCTGCGTCGGTCTTATGGGGTATCTCCCGGGACATCACCTTGAGGGCCACAGGGTAGCCTATCCTATCCGCCGCCAAAAGGGCCTCCTCCAGGCTGGCCGCCAGCTCCTCCCTCGTAACCGGCACGCCGGCACCCTTAAGGATGCCCTTGGCCTCGTGCTCCGTTAAGACGCCGCCCCTTACGCCATCGGGCACCTTGAGGGGGGAAAGACAGGGGGCCCCATCGGCGTCAGAGAAGGAGGTCCCGCCCCACAGGGCTCTGAGGGTCCACGCCGCCTGCCTAAGGCTCCTTAGAACCGGCACGTTCTGCCCCTTTAGCAGCTCCACGAACTCACCGCCGTGCTCCTGGTCTATGAGCCACGTACAAAGAAGGGGCATGGGACAGGTCTTAGCGAACTCCGCCACCTGCCGGGCGGTCTTTAAGCCCGCCTCACCGGTTATCATGGAGATGACCACGCTTATCATGTCCACGTCCCCGCTGTCCCTAAGGGCCTCAAGACAGTCCTTAAGGCCGTCGGGGTCGTTTATGACCTGGGCGGTCACGTCCACGGGGTTCAGCGGCGAGCCGAAGGGAGGTATCACCCGGCTTATCCTATCCACCGCATTGGGATTTAACTTCGGCACCTTAAGCCCCCGCTCGGAACAGAGGTCCGCCATCATTATCCCCGCCCCGCCGGAGGTGGTTACTATCCCAACCCGGTCCCCCGCGGGCCTAAGCGCGCCGCACATGAGGCCGAAGGAGCTTATGTCCTCCAGGTCCTCCAGCATGACCGCACCATGCTGCTCCAGCACCGCCCGCCACACCCGCTGGTCCCCCGCCACGGAGGCGGTATGGCTCTTGGCCGCCTCGCACCCGCTGGGGCTTCGCCCGGCCTTGAGGATGCCAACCGGCACCCCCTTGTCCCTGGCGGCCTTAAGCAGCTCCACCAGTTTCTCCCCGTCCTTGACTCCCTCAAGGTACATCATGAGCATACGAACCTCCGGGTCCTCAAGGAGGGCCCTCGACACCTCCACGGTGTCCAGATCCCCCTGGTTGCCGGTGGTGACCACGTAACGGAAGCGGGCCCCCGCGTCGGAGGCACAGGCGAAGGAGGCAAAGCCGAAGGCCCCGCTCTGGGAGACGTAGGCTATGCCGCCGGGGCTGCCCGATGTGAACCTGTCGGTGTCAAGGGAGGCGGAGAAGCTTAAGGGGATGCCCTTTGCCAGGTTCACCAGCCCCTGACAGTTGGGGCCCAACACCCTGACCCCCCCATCCCGGGCCTCCCGCATCACCTCTTCCTGAAGGGCGGGATCGCCGCCTTCGGCAAAGCCGGATGAGAAGATCACCGCAAAGCCTATGCCCCTTTGAGAACACCGGCGGATCACCTGGGGCACCAGGTTGGCCTTCACCGCCACCAGCGCCACGTCCACCGGTCCTTCCACGTCAAGGAGGTCCTTATAGCACCTCAACCCCCCTATGCTGTCCCGGTTGGGGTTCACCGGGTACACGCCCCCCTGGTACCGGTACCTCATAAGCAGCTTCAGCGGACGGCCGGATATGCTCTCCAGGTTCGAAGAGGCCCCAACCACCGCCACACCCCTGGGCTCCAAGAGCCCCTTGAGTCCCAACAGGTCACCGCAGTTCAACCGTCCCACCCCCAAGGCATGAAGGACACCTTTCCCAAACTCCAAACATCGCACACCTCAAAGGATACTATAATGACTTCAAGGGCCCCAAGAAAGACAGGAGGACCGAGCACTTTAGACGCTTTAGACAAACCCCTTCAGGTGCCATAAAATAGTTCCATTAAACAAGGCGGGAGGTCTTTCCATTGGCCATAAGGGAAGAGATAGCCAACCTGAGGGTTGACGAGAACTTGACGCTCACCATGCACCTCACAGACGGCTCCCCGATGGTGAACATAATAAACAACGGCACCGGCAAGAAGAAGTCCGTAAACCCCTCCTGGTTTCTGGAGGAGGGGCGGGAACTCCACATAAAGACCGGGCCCAAGAGCAGCGCAAGCTACACCGTGGCCCAGCTCGACGAGGCCCTGTCGCAGCTCATAACCCATGGTATGACCCACACCGCGGTGAAGCCCATGATATGGCAGACCTTCAGGGCCCTCACGGACATACTGCACCAGCCGAAGATGGTGATAAGGGAGAACGAGTTCAGCATGCTGCCGGAGGAGAAGAGGTTCTCCCTTTGGCTTGGGTGGGTCATGCCCGGGGCCCCCATGGGACGGCTCATACCCTGTTTCCCAGCTCAGGACCAGGAGCGGGAGGTCATCCTTTCCGGGGCCGAAGGGGACCTGGAGGAGGGGCTCAAGATGGAATCCCAGGAGGTGGGAGTCCAGGGGCTTCAGAAGAGGGGGATCATAACCAAGCTGATGCGGGTAAACCCCCAGAGGTGGTACACCCCGGTCATGACCTCCGCCGCCGCGGCGGTGTTGGGCATGGTGGAGCCCCAGAACCCCGAGGAGGACACGTCCCTGGCCCACAAGATATGGGGGCAGCGGGGGGAGGTGCAGGTGATGGGGAGCCTGGACAGGTCCGAGATGGCCCCTTACGCCACGGACCTATGCAGGAGGATCGTGGCCTTCATAAGGCACTTCTACGACCTCACCCTCATAGAGGTCGAAAGGACCATAGACGGGCACGACCTCCTGCTGAAGGAGGGCTTCGGCCGCCGGGAGAGGATAGAGTTCCCCCCGGGGCTTTTGGGCAAACAGACCTATCAGGCAACCGTTTACGTGCAGAAGGGGGGGGGGCTTGGGGCCATACTGTACCACCCGGTG encodes:
- a CDS encoding UvrB/UvrC motif-containing protein; the encoded protein is MKCERCGREASVNIKALANGVLREHWLCGECAAKAGFSAGTFSMSISLKDLLPSMASDEGADLVCPSCGLRWSQFRKTGLLGCGGCYDAFRGRLMPLIARFQGGQFHRGKRPSDQQWELKRLREELKAALEEEAYERAAVIRDRIRALEGGVPPACP
- a CDS encoding acetate--CoA ligase family protein, with amino-acid sequence MNCGDLLGLKGLLEPRGVAVVGASSNLESISGRPLKLLMRYRYQGGVYPVNPNRDSIGGLRCYKDLLDVEGPVDVALVAVKANLVPQVIRRCSQRGIGFAVIFSSGFAEGGDPALQEEVMREARDGGVRVLGPNCQGLVNLAKGIPLSFSASLDTDRFTSGSPGGIAYVSQSGAFGFASFACASDAGARFRYVVTTGNQGDLDTVEVSRALLEDPEVRMLMMYLEGVKDGEKLVELLKAARDKGVPVGILKAGRSPSGCEAAKSHTASVAGDQRVWRAVLEQHGAVMLEDLEDISSFGLMCGALRPAGDRVGIVTTSGGAGIMMADLCSERGLKVPKLNPNAVDRISRVIPPFGSPLNPVDVTAQVINDPDGLKDCLEALRDSGDVDMISVVISMITGEAGLKTARQVAEFAKTCPMPLLCTWLIDQEHGGEFVELLKGQNVPVLRSLRQAAWTLRALWGGTSFSDADGAPCLSPLKVPDGVRGGVLTEHEAKGILKGAGVPVTREELAASLEEALLAADRIGYPVALKVMSREIPHKTDAGVVALGLKGGEELKGAWQVLMERARNVPGARIDGVLVQEMVKGLECIVGVKRDPVFGPVVAFGLGGVFVEVLGDVAIRKAPVSLDEALEMVDSIKASPLFGRFRGRGALDKRALAEAISVISRLALDRRVLELDVNPLFVMEEGRGVVCADALMSLGE
- the plsY gene encoding glycerol-3-phosphate 1-O-acyltransferase PlsY translates to MGSDGTMDWIWPFLGYLAGSMPTGYLVVKLLRGDDIRRHGSGNIGATNVGRVMGKKWAVAVAVTDMLKGGVVVALAMALGVRDHLILALTGLFGVLGHNFPVWLRFKGGKGVATSFGVMFFFDWFSPWPALVGGIVWYLVMRASRYVSLASLVALYSSALLMWFFRAPAPYCWASLALAVLSTVRHRENIKRLMAGTENRVGQPKA
- a CDS encoding CtsR family transcriptional regulator codes for the protein MSSLTKAIEEYITRLFEEAGSHQISLRRKELAERFGCVPSQINYVLRSRFAPEHGFVVESQRGGHGYIRIVQLRLKDPKERVDHIEKLVGRAITEQESKRLLSNLQNRGLITPRERLIIEVALRNQDEQCRNLFDVPVFRRDTMRAELLKRLITSLALM